From Podospora bellae-mahoneyi strain CBS 112042 chromosome 5, whole genome shotgun sequence:
GACAAGCCCACCAAGAGCGTGGTCAGGGAAGGGAAACGTACTCTTTCGGAGAATCCCACCCCCTGTTCACCCTGAGGCCAGGTAAGTTCGAGAGTCTTCAGAGCTCTGAGATCCAGTAGTTGACAGATTTGAGCTGGGATGGAGTCGGTGAGATCCAGAAACGTGAGCCATTTTATGGCCAGAGGATACGGACGTCGAAAAGCATTGCCGAGTGTCCTTGCCAGCTTAACTCCACTTCTGGGTGATGCCATTACCGCCGAATAGATGTGTGGATACAAGATGATCTCGCCCAGATTCGGGGCAAGTCCTTCAGTCTGCAAAATTTGTTTCATTATCTCCGGGTACATGCCATTAACCCTGCTATACCCCCCATTTGGCCCGGGGCCGATCTTGGATTTGTCATTAGCCAAACACAGGCTATACAGACAGGGAGATCGGATGATATTCAATTCGTGAGGATCGGCAACGGGTACTGTGGGAGTTGGGAACGTTTTCGTAAGAATAGGTAGTGCGCAGGCCAAGTGAACGATGCACTGCTGCCGCGGCACCTTCCAGCATCCGCAGCCGAAAAGTGCAATGGTGAAGCCGTGTCACACGGCGTGATATCGTGCTCTTGCTTTCGATGGCGCGCAACAGGCATGGTGAAAACTGCTCCATCGCTTTGTATATGAGGTCAGTGAGTCTTGGTAACAAGCTGATGAAGTTGGCCAATAGCTGCTAATTCTTGTCCAACCGATCAGCACTCTGCCAGGCATGAGGCGGTATGCCATACCGCGCGGGCGGCGCCTGTGGGTTGTTTAACGTCGGCCAGTAATAAGGAAACCTATAGAATCTGTCTTGATTGAGTTAATCAAAGGGGCCTCGCCCAAACTATACCCTTTGTGATCCATTAGCGGTGAGGTTCTCGCTCTCGACGGTTAAGCCAAAGACAACGAGAATCCGGACGTGACGGAAGCCGTCATTCTGGCGAGCAATTTTCGATCAATTCCTCAAGACCATCAGACCATCAGTTGTAGCATTAAAGGTCAAACGGTTCAACAGGCACGTATTGGCAACCGCCCGAAAATGCCAGTTCGCCAAGGAGAGCTATACCAGACTATGACGATAATCCTCCAACAGTTCGCAAATACGTATCTGCAACTCGAGGGGGAGCTTTTTCAGGGCCATGCTGAAGGGTAACGGGTTCGTAACTATGAAGTCGGAGAGATATTTTTGGGATATACCCGTGCCGGTGCAGGAAACATCAAATGGCGAGCAGTGAAATAGTGCCTGTCAGTGAAAAGAAGTGTTGGGATCAAGGAGTTCAACGAGAAAACTTAGCTTTGTGCGTGAACCTTAACCTAAAACAGCAGTAACCCACCTTGGCCAAACTTTACCAGATAGCTCCAGGGACCGCCTTCGATAGTTCATAACTTTCCAATCCTTTTGCACACCTTTAAAGTTGCTGAACGATGTGGTTATGAGACTTGATTGTTGAGCTCTCTACCTAGACATAcaatgaggagggagatagTTACTTTCCAGCAAACGTTACCGCTAATCAGAGTGCATCCCACATGCGACGTCACGACCTCCTGGAAAAGGCCCGACGCCATCCTTTCCTGGTTGTGGTCTTCATTGCAGAGTgccactccctcaccactGCCGTGCTCTTTTTGTATCGTTTGTACTTCTTGTATATATATGACGAAAAGGCAACCACTCCCGAGATTCCCGTCAGGATGCCATACGTGGCAACGAGATCCGTCATGGTTATTACACTTGCCCCTGCACTTGCTGTCGCAGCCACTACCGTCCCCTTGGCCGCGCCCATTGCGCCTATTGTGATGCCAggccctccccccatcagTGTTGCCGGTACGAGACTATCCGGATTGTATTCCTGCCACCGTCTTGGGATCGTGTCTTCACGCAGATCGTCGACAATGCACCGCATAAGCAAATGGGCGAATTCTTGGCAGTTCGATTCGAAGTTTTCATAGGTTCCGTCGAAGATTCGTTTCCATATGTCGTCCGCTATGAAGGTGAGGGAAATTGGTCAGCAGCCTGAGCATGCACAAGTCATGGCAAAAGGctataggtaggtaggtggaTCTGCACTTACCGCATTCCTTGATGTCGTCATCCTTCCATTTGGCATTGCATTTCCCGTAATTGGCATATTGGTAGGTAagcttttgttgttgggcaTACTGAATCCATTCTGCCTTGGTAAGGGTGCGTATGTCGTGAGATTTCCCCGTTGGATGGTGGTCGTGGATGCGGGCAACCTCGTAGCATGTTTCGCCAACGCAGACTGCCCagtggttgatggaggcATAGGCCCATTTGTTGAGCACGGGGACTTTGGCAAGGCTAGTAATGGGCCGCCTGTAAAGATAAACATCTCGCTGTTCCTCTGTCATGGTGATGTAGGGCGGATATCGCTAGTTCAATGGTTTGCAACTGTGTCGATgggtagtggtggtgatggtatgGTGGATTGACTGTCAGGAAACCCCGGAGATTGTGGATTGTTTTTATGCTCTTCGCAGAGACAAGGCTGCGCTGCTTTGGGACCTTTTCAGGATGCGAGACGACATCATGCCCATATCTTGAAACCGAACAGGCCAATCCTAGTAAGTGCCCAGACGTGTGGCCGGTCTGATGACTGGATATGATTCATAGGTAGTACAGCTACGCCTCCACCAGATAATGCTGATCGCGGATGTAAGTCCTTCCTAGGACTTGGCAGAATTCAGGATCGCCAATCACAACGTGCAGGTGAGGGCGAGGCTCAAGTGTGGCGATGCCCTTTGGCTCCTTATACGTCGAGACAGCCCTGCTGTAACACAGTGTACGCGCGTGCTTTACGGCGTGTAGATCTCTGCCACCGGCCCCCAAGGCGGCTCAAGGTCATTCTCTCTCGGAGTCAAGATATATGTAGCTAAATCCGAAACGTATCGGGGAGTGGTAACATACAAGCCCGAAATCGATAATAGTATACTAAAGCCTTGCCAGTTACCAAAAAGGCACCAGCACAGCACAATTTCCCATCATTGGCCTTTTGAAGCTACTTTTTACACTAGACTCTAGTTGTATCAACATGGATATATCACCTAACACCCGGGACTCAGGTCCACCAGATAACTGTAACGCAGTCCCCGCAAGCATCTTCTTCCGGATCTTTGCCTTCAGCTATTCCGGAGTTTTGCGCTATGACACCGTCCAGCCAATGCATTGCATCCAGCGCAACCAAAACCTTCGCGAGCACAAGGATGGAGTCATCGCAGCACTGGCTCGTTTCCGTAAGACCAAATCAGAGGAGTTGAAATTTGTACAAGGAGCAGTCAGTGCCTCACACCCAAAAGCCATGGAATCGTACGGCGCTGACATGGTCTCCCTAGGCAGCGCTCTCCGGAGCAGCAGTCATAGGCGTCTTCTCCTGGCCCTCGACAGAAAGAACAATCTGGGTGGCCAAGATGCTCTGGAACTGGAGTTTATTTCTCTCCTTCTTTGCACTGATTAGCTCGGCGCACCAACGGggtcttcgtcgtcttcccGTGAACTCGAGTGACGAGCTCAGCGATGCCGACCTGGCGATATGCCTCTGTTTATTCCTGCAACCTCCTGCCCCGCCAGGGTCAGGGGATAAGATGTTCCATCGGGGGATCAGTCGCAAGATGGTCTGGTTTTGGCAGTGCCCGACTATGCTCATGAGCTATTCTTGGGTTTTATTCTTGGTTGGGTACACGATACATTTGTTGACGCCGGTTTTTGATGCTTCCCTGGCGGAGTTTACAACGATCGTGAGTTGAGATTTTGATTCCAGGGGGTAATGTATGACGACGTCCTGACTGAAGATAGCCTGCGATCGTCACTGTGTCTGGGTGCGCGATTGTTGTCGGcaatttctttttctgtaCAAAATTGTGCCAGAGCCGTATCTCAAAAGCCAGCGATGGGGCCGGTGAGATTGCCCCGAGGAGGTTGCCGGTATGAATAGAAGCGGCATGAGGTTCAGGTACCTGGGTGAGGCACCGAAGAAGCAGGTATGCTGAGGTCTGGCCCCTGGAACTTTGGCATGCTTCTTCGATTTGAGTTGACATCCTCAACCGGTATCCAGAGCGCACCTCCATTGATGGCTGCCATCTCACACTCATAGTGGTTGAGTCCTTGAGAATCTCCCTTTCTATACATCCGGTGCTCGATGAATAAACGCCAATTTCGCCCAGTATGTGTGCCATCATATCTGCGTAGGAGGAAAAGTCGAATTGTTAGCTCCCTTGAAGGCCCAAGGGGAGGATCTGGGTAGATATAGTTTGGACTTACTGAAACATGATGGATCCCCGGGCAGTTTTTCCAGCCATTGCTGCGTCTGGACCGTGGA
This genomic window contains:
- a CDS encoding hypothetical protein (EggNog:ENOG503P7JH), whose protein sequence is MTEEQRDVYLYRRPITSLAKVPVLNKWAYASINHWAVCVGETCYEVARIHDHHPTGKSHDIRTLTKAEWIQYAQQQKLTYQYANYGKCNAKWKDDDIKECADDIWKRIFDGTYENFESNCQEFAHLLMRCIVDDLREDTIPRRWQEYNPDSLVPATLMGGGPGITIGAMGAAKGTVVAATASAGASVITMTDLVATYGILTGISGVVAFSSYIYKKYKRYKKSTAVVREWHSAMKTTTRKGWRRAFSRRS
- a CDS encoding hypothetical protein (EggNog:ENOG503PEYK), with amino-acid sequence MDISPNTRDSGPPDNCNAVPASIFFRIFAFSYSGVLRYDTVQPMHCIQRNQNLREHKDGVIAALARFRKTKSEELKFVQGAAALSGAAVIGVFSWPSTERTIWVAKMLWNWSLFLSFFALISSAHQRGLRRLPVNSSDELSDADLAICLCLFLQPPAPPGSGDKMFHRGISRKMVWFWQCPTMLMSYSWVLFLVGYTIHLLTPVFDASLAEFTTIPAIVTVSGCAIVVGNFFFCTKLCQSRISKASDGAGEIAPRRLPV